One part of the bacterium genome encodes these proteins:
- the secA gene encoding preprotein translocase subunit SecA, translating to MVLALAKKIFGSSNDRIVRNMRADVARINALEPEFEKLSDEQLKGKTAEFRARLEKGEHLDDLLPEAFATVREAAKRVYGMRHFDVQLIGGMVLHRGQISEMKTGEGKTLVCTLPAYLNALPGKGVHVVTVNDYLAKRDAEWMGGIYNFLGMSVGCIVHGLDDAMRKHEYACDITYGTNNEYGFDYLRDNMKYDLEDMVQRPFHFAVVDEVDSILVDEARTPLIISGPTEDNSELYVKVDAVIPKLKEGDFEVDLKHRSVTLTEEGSAHIEELLKKTGMIDPESNLYDLENVTVVHHVNQSLRAHKLFSRDVDYIVKDNKVIIIDEFTGRMMEGRRYSEGLHQALEAKEKAKIQNENQTLASITFQNYFRMYPKLAGMTGTAMTEAAEFMDIYKLPVVEIPTNVPVKRADFDDEIYRTAKEKYDAIISAIEDCHKRKQPVLVGTVSIEKSEMLSDMLKKRKIPHTVLNARHHDKEAQIVAQAGRLGAVTIATNMAGRGTDIKLGGNMEFRLVEELAKCKSDEEMKAAEPKLRKKIEAEVEAEKQKVLEAGGLFIIGTERHESRRIDNQLRGRSGRQGDPGGSRFYLSLEDDLMRIFGAERMDVMLQRLGLKDGEAITHPWMSKALEKAQQKVEARNYEIRKNLLKYDDVMNDQRKVLYEQRLEVLETDDLADSIVQMRHDMVERLVAAAIPERSYADVWDVNGLTQEVFRVFSLHLPIADWAQEEGIADREIAERIILAVDGLMEMKEEKYGAAIMREAEKRVLIHALDSLWKEHLHTLDHLRQGINLRAYGQRDPLNEFKLEAFSLFETMLEQLKDVVTARLARLEVVTERMEEAPMPQVFGAASMHEHHGDFGPDDMEASEKPKTSKSRKKGSASSQTADAKDPATWGRVMRNEPCPCGSGKKYKQCHGVLA from the coding sequence ATGGTACTTGCCCTCGCCAAAAAGATCTTCGGCTCTTCCAACGACCGGATTGTGCGCAATATGCGTGCGGATGTGGCCCGGATCAACGCATTGGAGCCCGAGTTTGAAAAGCTCAGCGACGAGCAGTTAAAGGGAAAAACGGCGGAATTCCGCGCCCGGCTGGAAAAGGGCGAGCATCTGGACGATCTGCTGCCGGAGGCCTTCGCCACGGTGCGCGAGGCGGCCAAGCGGGTGTATGGCATGCGGCATTTCGACGTGCAGCTGATTGGCGGGATGGTGCTGCACCGGGGCCAGATTTCCGAAATGAAGACGGGGGAAGGCAAAACGCTCGTCTGTACCCTGCCCGCTTACCTTAACGCCCTGCCCGGCAAAGGCGTGCATGTGGTGACGGTGAACGATTACCTGGCCAAGCGCGATGCCGAATGGATGGGTGGGATTTATAACTTCCTGGGCATGAGCGTGGGCTGCATCGTGCATGGGCTGGATGACGCCATGCGCAAGCATGAATATGCGTGCGACATCACCTATGGCACCAACAACGAATACGGGTTCGATTACCTGCGCGACAATATGAAATACGACCTGGAGGACATGGTGCAGCGCCCGTTCCACTTCGCGGTGGTGGACGAGGTGGACTCCATCCTGGTGGACGAGGCGCGCACGCCGCTGATCATCTCCGGCCCGACGGAGGATAATTCCGAGCTGTATGTGAAGGTGGATGCGGTTATCCCCAAGCTGAAGGAAGGCGATTTCGAGGTGGATTTGAAGCACCGCAGCGTGACGCTGACGGAGGAAGGCTCCGCCCATATCGAAGAATTGTTGAAAAAAACGGGGATGATCGACCCGGAATCCAACCTCTATGATCTTGAGAATGTGACCGTGGTGCACCACGTGAACCAGAGCCTGCGCGCGCACAAGCTGTTCTCGCGCGATGTGGATTACATCGTGAAGGATAACAAGGTTATCATCATCGATGAATTTACGGGCCGCATGATGGAAGGACGACGCTATTCCGAAGGGCTGCACCAGGCGCTGGAAGCCAAGGAAAAGGCGAAGATCCAGAACGAAAACCAGACGCTGGCTTCCATCACGTTTCAGAATTACTTCCGCATGTATCCCAAGCTTGCAGGCATGACCGGAACGGCCATGACCGAGGCGGCGGAGTTCATGGACATTTATAAATTGCCGGTGGTGGAAATCCCGACCAACGTGCCGGTGAAGCGTGCGGATTTCGACGATGAGATCTACCGCACGGCCAAGGAAAAATACGACGCCATCATCAGCGCCATTGAGGATTGCCACAAGCGCAAGCAGCCGGTGCTGGTGGGCACGGTGAGCATCGAAAAGTCGGAAATGCTTTCCGATATGCTGAAGAAGCGCAAAATCCCGCATACGGTGCTGAATGCGCGCCATCACGACAAGGAAGCGCAGATTGTGGCGCAGGCGGGCCGCCTTGGCGCGGTGACGATTGCCACCAACATGGCGGGCCGGGGGACGGACATCAAGCTGGGCGGTAATATGGAATTCCGCCTGGTGGAAGAGCTTGCCAAATGCAAGAGCGATGAGGAAATGAAGGCCGCCGAGCCCAAGCTCCGCAAGAAGATCGAAGCGGAAGTGGAAGCCGAAAAGCAAAAGGTGCTGGAAGCGGGCGGGCTGTTCATCATCGGTACTGAACGGCATGAGAGCCGCCGCATCGACAACCAGCTGCGCGGCCGCTCCGGCCGCCAGGGGGACCCGGGGGGCAGCCGCTTCTATCTGTCGCTGGAAGATGATTTGATGCGCATCTTCGGTGCCGAACGCATGGATGTGATGCTTCAGCGCCTGGGCCTGAAAGATGGAGAGGCCATCACCCACCCGTGGATGAGCAAGGCGCTGGAAAAGGCGCAGCAGAAGGTGGAAGCACGCAATTACGAGATCCGCAAAAACCTGCTGAAATACGACGATGTGATGAACGACCAGCGCAAGGTGCTGTATGAGCAGCGCCTGGAAGTGCTGGAAACCGACGACCTGGCGGATTCGATCGTCCAGATGCGGCATGACATGGTGGAGCGCCTGGTGGCGGCCGCCATTCCCGAGCGGTCCTACGCGGATGTGTGGGATGTGAACGGGCTGACGCAGGAGGTGTTCCGCGTATTCTCCCTGCATCTGCCGATTGCCGACTGGGCGCAGGAAGAAGGCATTGCCGACCGTGAGATTGCCGAACGCATCATCCTGGCCGTGGATGGGCTGATGGAGATGAAGGAAGAAAAATACGGCGCGGCCATCATGCGCGAGGCGGAAAAGCGCGTGCTGATTCATGCGCTGGACAGTTTGTGGAAAGAGCACCTGCACACGCTGGATCATCTGCGCCAGGGCATCAACCTGCGTGCCTATGGCCAGCGCGACCCGCTGAACGAGTTCAAGCTGGAGGCCTTCTCCCTGTTTGAGACCATGCTGGAGCAGCTGAAGGATGTGGTGACGGCCCGCCTGGCGCGCCTGGAAGTGGTGACCGAACGCATGGAGGAAGCCCCAATGCCGCAGGTATTTGGCGCGGCGAGCATGCACGAGCATCATGGTGATTTCGGGCCCGACGACATGGAAGCGTCAGAAAAGCCGAAAACCAGCAAAAGCCGCAAAAAAGGCAGTGCTTCAAGCCAGACGGCGGACGCCAAAGACCCCGCCACCTGGGGCCGTGTGATGCGCAACGAGCCCTGCCCCTGCGGATCGGGCAAGAAATACAAGCAATGCCACGGGGTGCTGGCTTAA
- the argJ gene encoding bifunctional glutamate N-acetyltransferase/amino-acid acetyltransferase ArgJ, with product MTSLLAPKTYAAMPVIPGCDLHVAAAGIKYKNRTDMLVMRFEKPAAVAGVFTQSLCPAAPVELCRAHLASGQGAHALVVNSGNANAFSGQVGMDAATQVVKAVAYKLGCNPQQVFASSTGVIGVPLPAQPMVDAIPNLTPATWEDAARAIMTTDAFPKYATRQASIGGRPVTLNGIAKGAGMIAPDMATMLAYLVTDASLPQAVLQALLEDAVGVSFNAVTVDGDTSTNDTLMLFATGASPAGQGVTNAADPALAEFRAVLTSLCQELSQMLVRDGEGATKLVSITVEEAESDAAARRIAMSIANSPLVKTALAGCDPNWGRIVMAVGKAGEKALRDRLWIRFGDIRVAEKGLVSPAYREEQGAGYFKRDDLAVTVGVGVGKGRFTVWTCDMGHEYVRINADYRS from the coding sequence ATGACCTCTCTCCTCGCTCCCAAAACCTATGCCGCCATGCCCGTCATCCCGGGCTGCGACCTTCACGTGGCCGCTGCCGGCATTAAATACAAAAACCGCACCGACATGCTGGTGATGCGGTTTGAAAAGCCCGCCGCCGTCGCGGGGGTTTTCACCCAAAGCCTGTGCCCCGCCGCGCCGGTGGAACTCTGCCGCGCGCATCTGGCAAGCGGGCAGGGGGCGCATGCGCTGGTGGTGAATTCCGGCAATGCCAACGCCTTCAGCGGCCAGGTCGGCATGGATGCGGCTACCCAGGTGGTGAAAGCCGTGGCGTATAAGCTGGGCTGCAACCCGCAACAGGTCTTTGCCTCCTCCACCGGCGTCATCGGCGTGCCGCTGCCCGCGCAGCCGATGGTGGACGCGATCCCCAATCTTACCCCCGCAACCTGGGAAGATGCCGCCCGCGCCATCATGACCACCGATGCCTTTCCCAAATACGCCACGCGCCAGGCATCCATCGGCGGCAGGCCGGTGACGCTGAACGGCATCGCCAAGGGTGCGGGCATGATCGCGCCCGACATGGCCACCATGCTGGCCTATCTGGTGACGGATGCCAGCCTGCCGCAGGCCGTGCTGCAAGCGCTGCTGGAGGATGCCGTCGGCGTCAGCTTCAATGCGGTGACGGTGGATGGCGATACCTCCACCAACGACACGCTGATGCTGTTTGCCACCGGCGCCAGCCCGGCCGGGCAGGGCGTCACCAATGCCGCCGACCCCGCGCTGGCCGAATTCCGCGCCGTCCTCACGTCGCTCTGCCAGGAGCTGTCGCAGATGCTGGTGCGCGATGGCGAAGGCGCCACCAAACTGGTGTCCATCACCGTGGAGGAAGCCGAAAGCGACGCAGCGGCCCGCCGCATCGCCATGAGCATTGCCAATTCCCCGCTGGTCAAAACCGCGCTCGCCGGGTGCGATCCCAACTGGGGCCGCATCGTCATGGCCGTCGGCAAGGCGGGTGAAAAAGCCCTGCGCGACCGGTTATGGATACGCTTCGGCGATATCCGGGTGGCGGAAAAGGGGCTGGTCTCGCCAGCCTACAGGGAGGAGCAGGGGGCCGGTTATTTCAAACGCGACGACCTGGCCGTCACGGTCGGCGTCGGCGTCGGCAAGGGGCGCTTCACCGTCTGGACATGCGACATGGGGCATGAATATGTCCGCATCAATGCGGACTACCGCAGCTAG
- a CDS encoding OmpA family protein: MLERPQPQYEASQLAAPAPAYQLPAEMQSAQAAEAAAAPSNGRGALNDMYPARYQRNASPPPPRRLAEPVQFAAPPSPVIRTRNLNDMVGHYGVGTVDPDHARPYRRLGSEASMPPQPFIPGPPKLLLPGQVDEVPKPAPEPEPKKSKKQEAPEEPAIVEAPAPEPAKPEAKPAKVEPAPAVKEAAPALPDLPAFPPEKAEEKAAPKPAIDEAVMTPEELPKEKGKKSKSIIEPMPEPDLPPMKSPAKEDAKPGKPSIDEQYEKAFKSSTNTGDLDLPPLPGGAKKPAEPKKPAEPSKQLPPPLPGGKVSNEDLDKLLDDKSMPAPKLTGDKAAGADTSPALPPLEFPEPAAKELPKIDAAKIGTAKKPADGAKNVPIPEIDVPALPPLPETGKDANKAVSAKAADIPSALPDPVKKSDSPDAPSDLTVSYNAAEQDVPLAAEVDLKDMAGVLKQQPNKRVHVVAYASGSGDQAGNARRTSLARAVAVRSFLIKEGVPADHITTQALGSDGAGSSTERVDLFYK, from the coding sequence ATGCTGGAGCGCCCGCAGCCGCAATACGAGGCCAGCCAGCTCGCCGCGCCCGCCCCGGCCTATCAGCTGCCGGCGGAGATGCAATCCGCCCAGGCGGCAGAGGCCGCCGCCGCGCCGTCCAATGGCCGTGGCGCGTTAAACGACATGTACCCCGCGCGCTATCAGCGCAACGCATCGCCCCCGCCGCCGCGCCGTTTGGCGGAGCCGGTGCAGTTCGCTGCGCCGCCTTCACCCGTCATCCGCACGCGGAACCTGAACGACATGGTCGGCCATTACGGCGTTGGCACGGTGGACCCCGACCATGCCCGCCCATACCGCCGCCTGGGCAGCGAGGCAAGCATGCCGCCGCAGCCCTTCATTCCAGGCCCGCCCAAGCTGCTCCTGCCCGGTCAGGTGGATGAGGTTCCCAAGCCCGCTCCAGAGCCGGAGCCCAAAAAATCCAAAAAACAGGAAGCGCCCGAGGAGCCCGCCATCGTGGAGGCGCCGGCGCCCGAACCGGCGAAGCCGGAAGCCAAACCCGCCAAGGTCGAACCCGCACCCGCCGTGAAGGAGGCTGCGCCGGCACTGCCCGATCTCCCGGCCTTCCCGCCTGAAAAGGCCGAGGAGAAAGCCGCGCCCAAACCCGCCATCGACGAAGCCGTCATGACGCCGGAGGAGCTACCGAAGGAAAAGGGCAAAAAAAGCAAATCCATCATCGAGCCCATGCCCGAGCCGGATCTGCCACCGATGAAATCCCCGGCGAAGGAAGACGCCAAACCCGGCAAACCCAGCATCGATGAGCAATACGAGAAGGCTTTCAAATCTTCCACCAACACGGGCGATCTGGATTTGCCACCCTTGCCGGGCGGCGCCAAAAAGCCTGCCGAGCCCAAAAAGCCCGCCGAGCCCTCCAAGCAGCTTCCGCCACCTTTGCCCGGCGGCAAGGTGAGCAACGAGGATCTGGACAAGCTGCTGGACGACAAGAGCATGCCCGCGCCAAAGCTGACCGGCGACAAAGCCGCCGGGGCGGACACGTCACCCGCGCTGCCGCCGCTGGAATTCCCCGAGCCCGCCGCCAAGGAACTCCCGAAAATCGATGCGGCCAAAATCGGGACAGCTAAAAAACCGGCGGATGGCGCCAAGAATGTGCCGATACCAGAAATCGACGTGCCCGCGCTGCCGCCCCTGCCGGAAACCGGCAAGGACGCCAACAAGGCCGTATCCGCCAAAGCCGCCGATATACCTTCTGCCTTGCCCGATCCCGTCAAAAAATCCGACTCGCCCGATGCCCCGTCCGACCTGACGGTGAGCTACAACGCCGCCGAGCAGGACGTACCCCTTGCCGCCGAGGTGGACCTGAAGGACATGGCCGGGGTGTTGAAGCAGCAGCCCAACAAGCGGGTGCATGTGGTGGCCTATGCCAGCGGCAGCGGCGATCAGGCGGGCAATGCGCGTCGCACCTCGCTGGCCCGCGCGGTGGCGGTGCGCTCATTCCTCATCAAGGAAGGCGTCCCGGCCGATCACATCACCACCCAGGCCCTGGGCAGCGATGGTGCGGGCAGCAGCACCGAACGGGTCGACCTGTTCTATAAATAA
- a CDS encoding tyrosine-type recombinase/integrase translates to MAAQPQQPAPPFRALEQLCDAALLSSLRAWLLFLENERRYSHQTVLAYMRDLSDFLAYMARQRKPVTEASLMGVTKSMLRQWLAERHNRKLAPSSTARAISAVKQAYRYLNKQSGTPPSPIIQHWRAPKLPKRLPRPLSEDQALEAMEDITNRDHEPWVLARDEALLMLIYGTGLRISEALSITPAMLHAENHLMIEGKGRKQRMVPLLPGVKEKLEEYKSLCPHLLPAGEPLFRGTRGGPLNARIFQGVVAAMRLRLGLPESATPHAFRHSFATHLLANGADLREIQELLGHSTLATTQRYTAVELSQMLTAYQESHPRAELSTRKKRTTPKG, encoded by the coding sequence ATGGCCGCGCAACCGCAACAGCCCGCTCCCCCCTTTCGTGCCCTGGAACAATTATGCGATGCCGCCCTGCTGAGCAGCCTGCGGGCATGGCTGCTGTTTCTGGAAAACGAGCGCCGCTATTCGCACCAGACCGTGCTTGCCTACATGCGCGACCTGTCGGATTTTCTCGCCTACATGGCCCGCCAGCGCAAACCGGTGACGGAAGCCTCGCTGATGGGGGTCACCAAATCCATGCTTCGTCAATGGCTGGCGGAGCGTCACAACCGCAAGCTCGCCCCCAGTTCCACCGCGCGCGCCATTTCCGCCGTCAAACAGGCTTACCGCTACCTCAACAAACAGTCCGGCACGCCGCCATCGCCCATCATCCAGCACTGGCGTGCGCCCAAGCTGCCCAAGCGCCTGCCGCGCCCGCTCAGCGAGGATCAGGCGCTGGAAGCAATGGAGGACATCACCAACCGCGACCACGAGCCATGGGTGCTGGCGCGGGACGAGGCCCTGCTGATGTTGATCTATGGCACGGGGTTGCGCATCAGCGAGGCGCTTTCCATCACCCCTGCCATGCTCCATGCCGAAAACCACCTGATGATCGAGGGCAAGGGCCGCAAGCAGCGCATGGTGCCGCTGCTGCCCGGCGTGAAGGAAAAGCTGGAGGAATATAAAAGCCTCTGCCCCCATCTGCTTCCCGCCGGTGAGCCGCTTTTTCGCGGCACGCGCGGCGGCCCGCTGAATGCCCGCATTTTTCAGGGCGTGGTGGCCGCCATGCGCCTGCGCCTCGGCCTGCCGGAAAGCGCCACGCCCCACGCCTTCCGCCACAGCTTCGCCACCCACCTTCTCGCCAACGGGGCGGACCTGCGCGAGATTCAGGAACTGCTCGGCCACAGCACCCTGGCCACCACCCAGCGCTACACCGCCGTGGAACTCAGCCAGATGCTCACCGCCTATCAGGAAAGCCACCCCCGCGCCGAGCTTTCAACCAGGAAAAAACGCACAACCCCAAAGGGTTGA
- a CDS encoding M48 family metalloprotease, translating to MRYILPVALLAALTACATPVSQTPKIGKDEISAEARTQEAMVKQGYTIDDLDVRTQSMAERRKRLTRVLKRITKEGVKLCGQFIEAKGNCIYPADINEDSKEINAFADGERIHVNTAIMDFVRNDDELAAVIGHEYAHNLMGHIDGGNRNAAIGGLLGMAADLLMASQGINSNGEFTKAGANGGRLSYAADFEREADYVGSYLMYRAGYKLENAPAFWRRMSMEHPDSIYIGSTHPVNPERYIMMQKTAAEIREKKAAGEPLVPDMKPRS from the coding sequence ATGCGTTACATATTACCGGTGGCCTTGCTGGCCGCCCTGACGGCCTGCGCCACGCCCGTGTCGCAGACACCCAAAATCGGCAAGGATGAGATTTCCGCCGAAGCACGCACGCAGGAGGCGATGGTCAAACAGGGCTACACGATCGACGATCTCGACGTGCGCACCCAAAGCATGGCGGAACGCCGCAAGCGCCTGACACGCGTTTTAAAGCGCATCACCAAGGAGGGCGTCAAACTCTGCGGCCAGTTCATCGAGGCCAAGGGCAATTGCATCTACCCCGCCGATATCAATGAAGACAGCAAGGAAATAAACGCCTTCGCGGATGGCGAGCGCATCCATGTCAACACGGCGATCATGGATTTTGTGCGCAATGACGACGAACTGGCCGCCGTCATCGGCCATGAATACGCGCACAACCTCATGGGCCATATCGATGGCGGCAACCGCAACGCCGCCATCGGCGGGCTGCTGGGCATGGCGGCCGATCTGCTGATGGCGAGCCAGGGCATCAACAGCAATGGCGAATTCACCAAGGCGGGCGCCAATGGCGGCAGGCTCTCCTATGCCGCCGATTTTGAGCGCGAGGCCGATTATGTGGGTTCCTACCTCATGTACCGTGCCGGCTACAAACTGGAAAACGCCCCCGCCTTCTGGCGGCGCATGTCCATGGAACATCCGGATTCCATCTATATCGGTTCCACGCACCCGGTAAACCCCGAGCGCTACATCATGATGCAGAAAACCGCGGCCGAAATCCGCGAGAAAAAAGCTGCGGGCGAACCCCTTGTACCCGACATGAAACCCAGGTCCTAG
- the rsfS gene encoding ribosome silencing factor: MSSRKKEVVAKRSSKTSETGNPAENLVKQIAATLDNQKAEDIVIIPLKGKSDMADYMVIASGRSARHVASLADYVNKTLGENGVQDAHVEGMATADWVLVDSFQVIVHLFRPEVRSFYNLERMWDVPAPTPSTPAPRDRGETASPARGPVHIGGFAGQMA; encoded by the coding sequence ATATCTAGCCGGAAAAAAGAGGTTGTTGCCAAACGTTCCAGCAAAACCTCCGAAACAGGAAATCCCGCGGAAAACCTGGTGAAACAGATCGCCGCGACGTTGGATAACCAGAAGGCCGAAGATATCGTCATCATTCCCCTGAAGGGCAAAAGCGACATGGCGGATTACATGGTGATTGCCAGTGGGCGTAGCGCGCGCCACGTGGCAAGCCTGGCCGATTACGTGAACAAAACCCTCGGCGAAAACGGCGTGCAAGACGCCCATGTGGAAGGCATGGCCACGGCAGACTGGGTGCTGGTGGACAGCTTCCAGGTGATCGTGCACCTGTTCCGCCCGGAAGTGCGCAGCTTCTATAACCTTGAGCGCATGTGGGACGTGCCCGCTCCGACCCCGAGCACCCCTGCCCCGCGCGACCGTGGCGAAACCGCAAGCCCGGCACGCGGGCCTGTGCATATTGGCGGGTTTGCCGGGCAGATGGCCTGA
- the nadD gene encoding nicotinate (nicotinamide) nucleotide adenylyltransferase, producing MARPHARRLAPGRVGLLGGSFNPPHAGHVAISKEALKAAKLDEVWWLVSPHNPLKTEAPADMDARLEACGALLKGEPRIRPLGLEAELGTRYTVDTLERLTALYPQVRFVWLMGADNLAQFHLWKGWRRIAKLVPMLVFDRAPFSHTAMHAKAAMALKRFQRPLALEAVEQRGWALLRIRRRGESSTAMRGKTGAGEGNRTLT from the coding sequence ATGGCCAGGCCCCATGCACGCAGGCTTGCGCCTGGGCGCGTGGGGCTGCTGGGCGGCAGCTTCAACCCGCCCCATGCCGGGCATGTGGCCATCAGCAAGGAAGCGCTGAAGGCAGCAAAGCTGGATGAGGTGTGGTGGCTGGTATCGCCGCATAACCCACTCAAGACGGAAGCGCCCGCCGACATGGATGCGCGGCTGGAAGCCTGCGGGGCGCTGCTGAAGGGGGAACCGCGCATCCGGCCGCTTGGGCTGGAGGCGGAACTGGGCACGCGCTACACGGTGGATACGCTGGAACGGCTGACGGCGCTTTACCCGCAGGTGCGGTTCGTATGGCTGATGGGGGCGGATAATCTGGCGCAGTTTCACCTCTGGAAAGGCTGGCGGCGGATTGCGAAGCTGGTGCCCATGCTGGTGTTCGACCGCGCCCCTTTCAGCCATACCGCCATGCATGCCAAAGCGGCTATGGCCTTAAAGCGCTTTCAGCGGCCCTTGGCGCTGGAGGCGGTGGAGCAACGTGGCTGGGCGTTGCTGCGCATCCGGCGGCGGGGGGAGTCGTCCACGGCGATGCGGGGGAAGACTGGAGCGGGTGAAGGGAATCGAACCCTCACCTAA
- a CDS encoding P-loop NTPase: MVEKADILNTLHSVVKPHVQQDVGISGIVVRPDGSGGFKVGFALEVPASEAAHMEPMRQQCEAAVRRLPGVTQVTAVLTAQRVAGAAPPPPAPARPAEYNSQGLPFVNHVIAVASGKGGVGKSTVTANLAVALAKQGLRVGLLDADIYGPSMPMMFGLSGQPEIADEKLVPPLAHGVKVMSIGLLVGEEQAVVWRGAMVTKALRQMLAGVRWGSKESPLDVLLVDMPPGTGDIHLTLAQAVPLSGAVIVSTPQDVAVLDAVRCLAMFRKVSVPILGMVENMSGFTDATGVVHDIFGKGGAEKAAKEHDAPYLGAVPIAPELRVASDTGTPLSASQPDHAASRAFSDMAARLAASLSLKQAA, translated from the coding sequence ATGGTGGAAAAAGCTGATATTCTAAACACATTACATAGCGTGGTTAAACCCCATGTTCAACAAGATGTGGGGATTAGTGGCATTGTGGTGCGGCCGGATGGCAGCGGCGGCTTCAAGGTAGGGTTTGCGCTGGAAGTGCCCGCAAGCGAAGCCGCGCATATGGAGCCGATGCGCCAGCAATGCGAGGCCGCCGTGCGCCGTTTGCCCGGCGTGACGCAGGTGACGGCCGTGCTGACGGCGCAACGCGTGGCAGGCGCGGCGCCCCCTCCCCCCGCACCGGCCAGGCCTGCGGAATATAACAGCCAGGGCCTGCCGTTTGTGAACCATGTGATTGCCGTGGCCAGCGGCAAGGGCGGCGTGGGCAAATCAACCGTTACAGCCAACCTGGCGGTGGCGCTGGCCAAGCAGGGGTTGCGCGTGGGGCTTTTGGATGCCGATATCTACGGGCCGTCCATGCCGATGATGTTCGGCCTTTCCGGCCAGCCTGAGATTGCGGATGAGAAGCTTGTGCCTCCGCTGGCGCATGGGGTGAAGGTGATGTCCATCGGGCTTCTGGTGGGCGAGGAACAGGCCGTGGTGTGGCGCGGCGCCATGGTCACCAAAGCCCTGCGGCAGATGCTGGCGGGCGTGCGTTGGGGAAGCAAGGAATCCCCCCTGGATGTGCTGCTGGTGGATATGCCGCCGGGCACGGGGGATATTCACCTGACGCTGGCGCAGGCGGTGCCGCTTTCGGGCGCGGTGATTGTTTCCACCCCGCAGGATGTGGCGGTGCTGGATGCGGTGCGGTGCCTGGCGATGTTCCGCAAGGTGAGTGTGCCAATCCTCGGCATGGTGGAGAATATGAGCGGGTTTACCGATGCCACGGGCGTGGTGCATGATATTTTCGGCAAGGGCGGGGCGGAAAAGGCCGCGAAAGAGCATGACGCGCCCTATCTCGGCGCGGTGCCGATTGCGCCTGAGCTGCGCGTGGCATCCGACACAGGCACGCCGCTGAGCGCCAGCCAGCCGGACCATGCGGCCAGCCGCGCGTTTTCCGATATGGCCGCACGGCTTGCGGCTTCGCTTTCGCTGAAACAGGCGGCCTGA
- the hflK gene encoding FtsH protease activity modulator HflK yields the protein MGGSGGGNNGGGGNGPKGPRGPLGGGGGPRRTPPNTPDLDEWLRRAQERIKTIFPGSGQTPIYIMLALVVLVLWLASGIYRVAPDENGVVLRFGQFHRVTGPGLRYHLPAPFETLYKPSVTRVQRQEIGFRSGGQGFMEGTVPGSIPEESLMLTGDENIVDINFEVQWRIRDPKAFLFNVRNPENTVKNAAESAVREVMGSTQIATALAEGRLDIEVKSKQLLQHVLDSYHSGVEVVRLQMLKVDPPHEVIDAFRDVQTARADMERLINQSETYRNDIIPKARGQAEKIVVDAEAYKSRVIAQSEGEAARFASVYKEYAMAKDVTRKRMYLETMEEIMRGMHKVVIDDKVQGAVPFLPLNELGRKPAETSSDAQ from the coding sequence ATGGGTGGAAGCGGCGGCGGTAACAATGGCGGCGGCGGTAATGGCCCCAAAGGCCCGCGTGGCCCGCTTGGTGGCGGTGGCGGTCCGCGCCGCACCCCTCCCAATACGCCCGATCTCGACGAATGGCTCCGCCGCGCGCAGGAGCGCATCAAGACGATATTCCCCGGCTCCGGCCAGACGCCGATCTACATCATGCTGGCCCTGGTCGTGCTGGTGCTCTGGCTGGCAAGCGGCATTTACCGCGTCGCGCCGGATGAAAACGGCGTGGTGCTGCGCTTCGGCCAGTTTCACCGCGTCACCGGCCCCGGCCTGCGCTACCATCTTCCCGCCCCGTTTGAGACGCTCTACAAGCCCTCCGTCACGCGCGTGCAGCGTCAGGAAATCGGCTTTCGCTCCGGTGGCCAGGGCTTCATGGAAGGCACGGTGCCCGGTTCCATCCCCGAGGAAAGCCTGATGCTGACCGGCGATGAGAACATCGTCGACATCAACTTCGAGGTGCAATGGCGCATCCGCGATCCCAAGGCCTTCCTGTTCAACGTGCGCAACCCGGAAAACACGGTGAAGAACGCTGCCGAATCCGCCGTGCGGGAGGTGATGGGCTCCACGCAGATCGCCACCGCGCTCGCCGAAGGCCGTCTGGATATCGAGGTCAAATCCAAGCAGCTGCTTCAGCATGTGCTGGACAGTTACCATTCCGGTGTGGAAGTGGTGCGCCTGCAAATGCTGAAGGTCGACCCCCCGCATGAGGTGATCGACGCCTTCCGCGATGTGCAGACAGCCCGCGCGGACATGGAGCGCCTCATCAACCAGTCCGAGACTTACCGCAACGACATCATCCCCAAAGCCCGTGGTCAGGCCGAAAAAATCGTGGTGGATGCCGAGGCCTACAAGTCCCGTGTCATCGCCCAGTCCGAAGGTGAGGCCGCGCGCTTTGCCTCGGTCTACAAGGAATACGCCATGGCCAAGGATGTCACCCGCAAGCGCATGTATCTCGAGACGATGGAAGAGATCATGCGTGGCATGCACAAGGTGGTGATCGACGACAAGGTGCAGGGCGCGGTGCCGTTCCTGCCGCTGAACGAACTGGGTCGCAAACCGGCTGAAACCAGCAGCGATGCGCAATAG